The Calypte anna isolate BGI_N300 chromosome 2, bCalAnn1_v1.p, whole genome shotgun sequence genome includes a window with the following:
- the INTS8 gene encoding integrator complex subunit 8 — MSAEAADREAATSSRPCTPPQTSWFEFLLEESLLEQHLQKASPDPPPVQLIVQFLEQASKPSVNEQNQVQPPPDNKRNRILKLLALKVAAHLKWDLDVLEKSLSVPVLNMLLNELLCISKVPPGTKHVDVDLSSLPPTTAMAILLYNRWAIRTIVQSSFPVKQPKPGPPQLNVMNQMQQEKELTENILKVLKEQAADSILVLEGALKMNKDLYVHTIRTLDLLAMEPGMVNGETESSTAGLKISAEEIQCQVCYDLGAIYFQQGATNAAVQENAKEKFFKTKELIAKNGSSSLHFTIDEERLAGYCQACGIPTSSSGDASQQATPYSQIHSCMKSGNYQDLVKIFLEDNLTLSLPFEFRQSVLRELFQKAQLGNDALDEVCFKVCVCNTVCDVLQGRTVDVQFCQLFLKPSKEKIDFLLEVCSKSINLENASEALKRKLAAFLKNLCLGLEDLQLVFMISSHELFIKLLKDDERKLLVDQMRKRSPRINLSTKPVTSFYDIPASASVNIGQLEHQLILSVDPWRIRQILIELHGMTSERQFWTVSNKWEVPNVYGNVILGIKDNLTRDLVYILMAKGLHCCAIKDFVHAKQLFAACLELVTEFSPKLRQVMLNEMLLLDIYTHEAGAGVSGERPPSDLISRVRGYLEMRVPDIPLRQVIAEECVAFLLNWRENEYLTMQVPLPLVQTNPYVKLGQLLAATCKELPGPKESRRTAKDLWEVVVQICSVSSQHKRGNDGRVSLIKHRESTLGIMYRSELLSFIKKLREPLVLTTILSLFVKLHNVREDIVNDITAEHISIWPSSIPNLQSVDFEAVAVTVKELVSYALTINSNNHFWLIIQADIYFATNQYSAALHYYLQAGAVCSDFFTKMVPPDVYTDQVIKRMIKCCSLLNCHTQVAILCQFLREVDYKTAFKALQEQNSHDAMDSYYEYIWDVTILEYLTYLHHKRGETDKRQIAIKAIGQTELNASNPEEVLQLAAQRRKKKFLQAMAKLYF; from the exons ATGAGCGCGGAAGCGGCGGACCGGGAAGCCGCCACCTCGAGCCGTCCTTGTACGCCGCCGCAGACCTCCTGGTTCGAGTTCCTGCTGGAGGAgtccctgctggagcagcaccTGCAGAAGGCCTCTCCCG ATCCACCACCTGTGCAGCTGATTGTCCAGTTCTTGGAACAAGCTTCAAAACCATCTGTGAATGAACAAAATCAAGTGCAGCCACCACCTGATAACAAAAGAAACCGCATTTTAAAACTCCTTGCTCTTAAAGTTGCGGCTCATCTGAAGTGGGACTTGGATGTGTTAGAGAAAAG cttgtCTGTTCCTGTATTGAACATGCTACTGAATGAACTTCTTTGTATCAGCAAAGTTCCCCCAGGAACTAAACATGTGGATGTAGACCTGTCCAGCTTACCCCCAACCACTGCAATGGCAATACTACTCTACAATAGATG GGCCATAAGGACCATTGTTCaaagcagctttcctgtaaAGCAACCAAAACCTGGTCCACCTCAGTTAAATGT GATGAACCAGATGCAGCAAGAAAAGGAActaactgaaaacattttgaaagtg TTGAAAGAGCAAGCTGCTGATTCCATCCTTGTCCTGGAAGGAGCACTTAAAATGAACAAGGATCTTTATGTCCACACTATAAGAACTCTGGATTTATTAGCCATGGAGCCTGGTATGGTGAATGGAGAGACAGAGAGTTCCACAGCTGGACTGAAAATCAGTGCAGAGGAGATACAGTGCCAG GTTTGCTATGATTTGGGTGCAATCTATTTTCAACAAGGAGCTACGAATGCAGCTGTTCAAGAAAATGctaaagaaaagtttttcaaaacaaaggaGTTGATTGCTAAG AATGGTTCATCATCACTTCATTTTACCATTGATGAAGAACGATTGGCTGGGTACTGTCAAGCTTGTGGAATTCCCACCTCATCTTCTGGTGATGCATCTCAACAGGCAACACCTTATAGTCAAATCCACAGCTGTATGAAATCTGGCAACTATCAG GACTTAGTGAAGATATTCCTTGAAGATAATCTAACCCTCAGTTTACCTTTTGAGTTCAGGCAATCAGTGCTGAGAGAGCTCTTCCAAAAAGCTCAGCTAGG GAATGATGCTCTGGATGAAGTTTGTTTCAAAGTCTGTGTGTGCAACACGGTCTGTGATGTACTGCAGGGGCGGACAGTTGATGTTCAGTTCTGTCAACTGTTCCTGAAAcccagcaaagagaaaatagaCTTCCTTCTTGAG GTTTGTTCGAAATCAATAAACTTAGAAAATGCTTCTGAAGCACTGAAGAGAAAATTGGCAGCATTTCTCAA aaacttgtgtttgggtttggagGATCTTCAGCTTGTCTTCATGATTTCATCTCACGAGTTGTTCATAAAACTGCTGAAAGATGATGAACGGAAGCTGCTCGTTGATCAAATGCGGAAGAGATCTCCTCGAATAAACCTGAGCACAAAACCTGTGACTTCTTTTTATGATATCCCGG CTTCAGCAAGTGTCAATATTGGCCAGCTTGAACATCAGCTTATACTGTCAGTAGATCCTTGGAGGATTCGCCAGATATTGATTGAGTTGCATGGTATGACTTCAGAACGCCAGTTCTGGACAGTTTCAAACAAG TGGGAAGTACCAAATGTTTACGGCAATGTTATTTTAGGAATCAAAGACAATCTCACTAGGGATTTGGTCTACATCCTTATGGCAAAGGGATTACACTGCTGTGCAATCAAG GATTTTGTCCATGCAAAACAGCTTTTTGCTGCTTGCTTGGAGCTTGTGACAGAGTTCTCTCCAAAACTCCGTCAAGTCATGTTGaatgaaatgctgcttctggACATTTACACTCATGAAGCTGGAGCTGGTGTTTCTGGGGAACGTCCCCCTTCTGATCTTATAAGCAGAGTTCGAGGGTATTTGGAAATGAGAGTACCTG ATATTCCTCTTCGACAAGTTATAGCTGAAGAATGTGTTGCATTCCTGTTAAACTGGCGTGAGAATGAGTATTTAACCATGCAAGTTCCACTACCTCTGGTTCAGACTAATCCTTATGTGAAG CTGGGACAGTTGCTGGCTGCTACGTGCAAAGAACTTCCAGGTCCCAAAGAAAGCAGACGGACAGCTAAAGATCTTTGGGAAGTTGTTGTACAAATCTGCAGTGTATCCAGCCAGCACAAACGAGGGAATGATGGTAGAGTGAGTTTGATAAAGCACAGGGAATCTACACTAGGCATTATGTACAG GAGTGAATTGCTGTCCTTCATCAAAAAGCTTCGG GAGCCATTGGTTTTAACCACAATATTGTCCCTGTTTGTCAAGCTTCATAATGTTCGG GAGGATATTGTGAATGATATTACAGCAGAGCACATTTCCATCTGGCCCTCATCCATTCCCAA cCTTCAATCAGTGGACTTTGAAGCTGTGGCTGTTACAGTAAAAGAACTGGTCAGCTATGCATTAACTATCAACTCAAACAACCACTTCTGGTTAATTATTCAGGCAGATATATATTTTG CAACGAATCAGTATTCAGCAGCCCTTCACTATTACCTACAGGCAGGAGCTGTATGCTCAGACTTCTTTACTAAGATGGTGCCACCAGATGTGTACACAGACCAG GTGATAAAAAGAATGATCAAGTGTTGTTCTCTACTGAACTGTCACACCCAG GTAGCTATTTTATGCCAGTTCCTCAGAGAAGTAGACTATAAAACTGCATTTAAGGCACTGCAGGAACAAAACAG TCATGATGCCATGGATTCTTACTATGAGTACATCTGGGATGTCACCATCTTGGAGTATTTGACAT ATCTCCACCACAAGAGAGGAGAGACAGACAAACGGCAGATAGCA ataaaaGCCATTGGCCAGACAGAGCTGAATGCCAGTAATCCTGAGGAAGTGCTGCAGCTTGctgcacagagaaggaaaaagaagtttctgCAAGCAATGGCAAAACTTTACTTCTAG